A window of the Cygnus atratus isolate AKBS03 ecotype Queensland, Australia chromosome 4, CAtr_DNAZoo_HiC_assembly, whole genome shotgun sequence genome harbors these coding sequences:
- the LOC118249772 gene encoding histone PARylation factor 1 isoform X2 has translation MTGGGKRRPRAGAAAAAEAGGEQCEKNGDAKKRRSNQADIPDVLRQEAETCYQLRLPEDFYQFWKFCEELDPEKPSDALVSSVGLTLVGPYDILAGKHKKAKLTDVNFNLHWRFFYDPPEFQTILVGDSKTQYHMGYFRDVPDELPVWVGANEAKKNCLITPVGDNVFAAVKLFLSKKLKEVTDKKKSAVLKEIDEKLTRTAKELGYSLEQKTMKMKQRDKKVVTKTFHGAGLVVPVDKNDVGYRELPETNANLKKICKAIVEAPTDDERLKAFAPLQEMLTFVQFANDECDYGMGYELGMDLFCYGSHYFHKTVAQLLPLAYGLLRRGLFARIIEAHLAQRRDERLDQLAP, from the exons ATGACAGGCGGCGGCAAGCGGCGGCCGCGcgcgggagcggcggcggcggcggaggcggggGGCGAGCAG TGTGAAAAAAATGGGGATGCCAAGAAGAGAAGGTCAAATCAGGCAGATATACCTGATGTTCTTCGTCAAGAAGCAGAAACGTGCTACCAGCTTAGGCTACCTGAAGACTTCTACCAATTTTGGAAATTTTGTGAAGAACTAGATCCTGAGAAACCAAGTG ATGCACTTGTGTCAAGTGTTGGACTTACACTGGTTGGACCATATGACATTCTtgctggaaaacacaaaaaagcaaaattaacagATGTGAACTTCAATCTTCATTGGAGATTCTTCTATGATCCCCCGGAATTCCAGACTATACTTGTCGGGGATAGCAAAACACAGTATCATATGGGatatttcag gGATGTGCCAGATGAGCTTCCAGTGTGGGTTGGTGCAAATGAAGCTAAGAAGAACTGTCTGATTACTCCAGTTGGTGACAATGTATTTGCTGCAGTCAA attatttttgtcaaaaaaacTTAAGGAAGTGACTGATAAAAAGAAGAGTGCTGTTTTGAAAGAGATAGATGAAAAACTAACAAGAACAGCAAAAGAATTGGGTTATTCTCTGGAACAAAAAACCATGAAGATGAAACAGAGAGATAAGAAA GTGGTGACCAAAACATTTCACGGAGCTGGCCTGGTTGTTCCTGTAGACAAAAATGATGTTGGATACAGAGAACTTCCCGAAACAAATG ctaatcttaaaaaaatatgtaaggcCATTGTTGAGGCTCCTACTGACGATGAGAGACTGAAAGCGTTTGCCCCCCTCCAAGAAATGCTCACCTTTGTTCAGTTTGCTAATGACGAGTGTGACTACGGGATGGGATACGAGCTGGGTATGGACCTGTTCTGCTATGGGTCGCAT TACTTCCACAAGACGGTGGCGCAGCTGCTGCCGCTGGCCTACGGCCTGCTGCGGAGGGGCCTCTTCGCACGGATCATCGAGGCGCACCTGGCGCAGCGGCGGGACGAGCGCCTGGACCAGCTGGCGCCGTGa
- the LOC118249772 gene encoding histone PARylation factor 1 isoform X1 produces MTGGGKRRPRAGAAAAAEAGGEQQCEKNGDAKKRRSNQADIPDVLRQEAETCYQLRLPEDFYQFWKFCEELDPEKPSDALVSSVGLTLVGPYDILAGKHKKAKLTDVNFNLHWRFFYDPPEFQTILVGDSKTQYHMGYFRDVPDELPVWVGANEAKKNCLITPVGDNVFAAVKLFLSKKLKEVTDKKKSAVLKEIDEKLTRTAKELGYSLEQKTMKMKQRDKKVVTKTFHGAGLVVPVDKNDVGYRELPETNANLKKICKAIVEAPTDDERLKAFAPLQEMLTFVQFANDECDYGMGYELGMDLFCYGSHYFHKTVAQLLPLAYGLLRRGLFARIIEAHLAQRRDERLDQLAP; encoded by the exons ATGACAGGCGGCGGCAAGCGGCGGCCGCGcgcgggagcggcggcggcggcggaggcggggGGCGAGCAG CAGTGTGAAAAAAATGGGGATGCCAAGAAGAGAAGGTCAAATCAGGCAGATATACCTGATGTTCTTCGTCAAGAAGCAGAAACGTGCTACCAGCTTAGGCTACCTGAAGACTTCTACCAATTTTGGAAATTTTGTGAAGAACTAGATCCTGAGAAACCAAGTG ATGCACTTGTGTCAAGTGTTGGACTTACACTGGTTGGACCATATGACATTCTtgctggaaaacacaaaaaagcaaaattaacagATGTGAACTTCAATCTTCATTGGAGATTCTTCTATGATCCCCCGGAATTCCAGACTATACTTGTCGGGGATAGCAAAACACAGTATCATATGGGatatttcag gGATGTGCCAGATGAGCTTCCAGTGTGGGTTGGTGCAAATGAAGCTAAGAAGAACTGTCTGATTACTCCAGTTGGTGACAATGTATTTGCTGCAGTCAA attatttttgtcaaaaaaacTTAAGGAAGTGACTGATAAAAAGAAGAGTGCTGTTTTGAAAGAGATAGATGAAAAACTAACAAGAACAGCAAAAGAATTGGGTTATTCTCTGGAACAAAAAACCATGAAGATGAAACAGAGAGATAAGAAA GTGGTGACCAAAACATTTCACGGAGCTGGCCTGGTTGTTCCTGTAGACAAAAATGATGTTGGATACAGAGAACTTCCCGAAACAAATG ctaatcttaaaaaaatatgtaaggcCATTGTTGAGGCTCCTACTGACGATGAGAGACTGAAAGCGTTTGCCCCCCTCCAAGAAATGCTCACCTTTGTTCAGTTTGCTAATGACGAGTGTGACTACGGGATGGGATACGAGCTGGGTATGGACCTGTTCTGCTATGGGTCGCAT TACTTCCACAAGACGGTGGCGCAGCTGCTGCCGCTGGCCTACGGCCTGCTGCGGAGGGGCCTCTTCGCACGGATCATCGAGGCGCACCTGGCGCAGCGGCGGGACGAGCGCCTGGACCAGCTGGCGCCGTGa